From the genome of Adhaeribacter pallidiroseus:
TGCGCCCAAGAATCAGTAAAAGTGAAAACTAAGAGTTGAAGCATTAGAAAATACTTCCAATTTTTAAGTAATACTTGCTGCATAATTTAAGTAGTTAAAGTGACGGTAAAAACAGATAAATGGTATGCAATAAAAAATTACCAACCTGAAAGGCAGGGAATGGAAAGAATAAACCTACTCTTATTTTGCAAGACAAGCAACATAGCTTTCAAAAAATAGTATAATTTCAATATTAACTTTAGATCATTTTAATATATTTAATAAGTGTCGAAAATACTTATATCATTTTCAACAACTTTGTTACTCAGTAGGCGTACATATTAGTTGCTTTAACCTTTAAGCACGCTACAATATCCGGAATTTAGCCCGATTAGTATTAGTTTAAGTACATTTAGTATTATATATTTGGTTTTATCAAATGAATAACTTACTCAAAGTTTCTTTATAATTCTCCTTCAGATCTCATCAGTAATATCCCTTTTTCCATCATCTTTCTATAATAAAATACAAGCTCTAACTTTAGCGCGTAAATAAAATTAGTGTATTCCTAAAAATTAAACAGGTAAGCGGCTAAACCTTCCGATCTCCAGTTAAGTTAAACAATCCAGACTTATACTTACTACTGGATTATGATTGTGAACTTGGTGCAGGAAGGCTGGGAAATTATTTACCAACAAGCCCACGCTTTACTAGCGGCGCAGATTGCTTTTGCGTGGCGCGAAGCTGACCGCCCCACGCGCTGGGTAGATACCCTAGCGGCCATTGCGCAGCACGATGATGGCCAACGCTACTGGGCTGGTAAGCATGGTTTAACTACCGCAGGGGCACCCGCTAATTTTACCATGTTACCTTTTTCGCTGGATCAGGCGCACCAGGTTATGGAAGAGGCTCGTTTTCAGGGACAATGGCGTTCTTTGCTGACTTCCATGCACCTTTCTTTTTTGTACGAAGAGTTGCGCGGTAAAGACCGGAGTACCGATAATTTCCTGGATGAACAAATTCAAAGCCAGGCAAACTGGCGTAAATTTTTAAAAATTACAAAAAAAGAAGCGCAAAAAGCCTACGATTTAATGCAATGGTGCGACCGCTTATCGCTGATTTTGTGCCGTCGGGAATTGCCCGAAGCCGAGCGGGCCTTGGAGATAAGCATTGGGCCGGATGGGAGCCGCTACGATGTGTGGCAGTTAAATAGCGGTGTTATTCAAGTAGCGCCTTGGCCTTTTGAGTTCCATAATTTCTCTGTTTCCATAGAAGCTTCGTACCTCGCGCAACTGCAGTTTGCATCAGAAGAGGAATTAACAGCGGCCTTACGCCAGGCACCCATTCACACGAAGCACTGGGAAC
Proteins encoded in this window:
- a CDS encoding DUF3891 family protein, with amino-acid sequence MIVNLVQEGWEIIYQQAHALLAAQIAFAWREADRPTRWVDTLAAIAQHDDGQRYWAGKHGLTTAGAPANFTMLPFSLDQAHQVMEEARFQGQWRSLLTSMHLSFLYEELRGKDRSTDNFLDEQIQSQANWRKFLKITKKEAQKAYDLMQWCDRLSLILCRRELPEAERALEISIGPDGSRYDVWQLNSGVIQVAPWPFEFHNFSVSIEASYLAQLQFASEEELTAALRQAPIHTKHWELSK